Below is a window of Flavobacterium sp. N2820 DNA.
CAGGATAACTTCCGGCAGAAACTAATGCAGCACCCGTAAGCGTTACTGTAACTTGCCCGCTAACCGAAAGAGAAGTTGGTGAAAAAGTTGCTGTGATTCCAACTGGTAAATTATCCATCGAAAAAGTAACAAGTTCAGAGAAATTTGGTGCTTTTGCATAATCAAAAATAAAAGAAGCTGTATTTGGTTTACAAACTGGAATATTTGTATCTGTTGCAACAAATTCGAACGTACCTGCTTTAATTTCAAAATCTTGATTAGAAATATCAAAAAAGATGTTGGTTGCAGCTTCTATTTTTATTCTTGCTCTTTTTGTTATATTATTTGGAACTGTAATTGCCTGACTTCCATCATTTGGTGTGCTTGAAACTAATGTTATTGGATAAGTGTAACCTCCATCAAGTGATAATTTGATATTTACATTAGCAGATAATGTGTTTGTTGAATTCACCGCCCAAGTAACTGTTTTGGTTTCACCTGCATACCAAACTTCTGTTCCTAAATTAGGAGAATTTACAACAAATGGCCCAGTTGTATTAACAGTTATTAGAACATTATCACTATTGGTTTGTCCCACTTGCACATTATTATCTCTAACCGTTAATCTAAAATTTAAAGTTCTTCCTACAGATGGTAAAACTTCCCAAGTTGGGGTTTGATTGGCAATAATGGCATCCATATTTGGAAAAACTCTTGCAGGATCTGTAGTTGGAAAAAATGAACGAAAAACAGGCCCAGCAGTATTTGTGGAAAGTGGTGGTTGTGTGCCTCCGTCATTTGTATCATATTGTTCCCAACAATATGTCAAAATATCTCCAGCTGTTGGGTCAGATGATAAGTTACCATTCAATATAAAAGGTGTACTTCTTGGAATGGTATAATTCGAACCTGCATTTGCTGTAGGTTCAACATTTGAGTATGTGGTTTCTGTTTCACAGGTATGCGAAGTTACAGCCGTGGTCATTTGCTCAATACTTCTTGCGTGAAAATAACCATCACTATTGGCTTGAATATTTGGCGCACAAATTCCGGCATAACCTAAAATTGTTGAAGCACTTCCTGGTTCATAATCATCGGTTACTTTAGAGCCAAAACAAGGATTATAATAGGTATGACCGGCACTAAACTGATGACCAATTTCGTGAGCTACATAATCAATATCAAAAGGATCAAATTCAGGCGTTACAATTCCAGTTACACCAGCACCTTTACTTGTTCCACATGGACCTGTACTAGCAACTCCACCACCACCAGTACTAAATACGTGGCCAATATCATAAGCTCCTGCTGTAATTAATCCAGAAATATTGGCTGTATTTGCTCCTAACATTTGTGAACCACTATAATTATCGTACGGATCTGGGTCTGGTGTGCTATCTATATTGAATCCGTTAATATAAATAAGTCTATTGTTAGCTGGAACAATTTGAAACCTTAATCCCATATCTCTTTCAAAAACACTATTAACTCTTGTCATTGTAGTGTTCATAGCGGCTAAAACTCCTGCAACAGTATTACCATGATAAGCAGCATATTCTGAAGTACATGCAATCGCAATATCATAAGTTCTAAATCTTCCGTCTGTAATATTTCTTTGAAGTTGTTGTGTTCCAAATTGAACTATTTCATCGGCATTTTCTTCATCAACATAGGCACAACTGAAATCATCATCAGTTGCTTTATTGAAGTTTTTTCTATTGTAAACCAATACAAAATCTGACTCACCTCTTTTATACGGATCTAAGTAAATTATCTTTTCGCCATTTATAACACCATAAAAATTATCTGCCGATAAGCTGATGTATATTTTATGCAAAGGATTTTGTTTACTTACTCCTACATACGATTGTATTTCTGGATACAGCGCACTCAAATCTCTGTGCATGTAGTAAACTCTTTTCAGGTAAAAATCTTCAACATGACCATCTTCAAACGGAAAAGGAATTGACACTAACGAATTATTTTCGCCATCAATAATTTCATCTGGGACTTGCGCTAAACGATTTTTTAAATCTGAAAAACTAAAATTATATAAGTAATAAGAAGAAGGAAGCTGCTCTTTTGTTCCATTTCCAATTTTAGTCAGCACTTCATTAACCTCAACTTGTTTCCAAATTGACTGCGCTAATGAAAAATTTAAACACAGCAAAGCAATTGCTATGAATTGTAGGGGGTTTTTTTTCATAGTTCAAATAGGGGGTGATTTTTCTGTGACTGATCACAAAAATATCTTACTAAATTTATGCTAAATTAATGTATTTACCTACAAGTATTTCAGTCTTGATGAAACAATTTATAAATTTAACAAAAAAATAATATTCTGTGATTTTTTGTTGATTTCGACTTAATTATCAGCTAACATACATCCTTCCAACAAATACCATACTTTATGTAACTATTTACAAATAAGACATTTAATGCTTTTTTTAGATAAAAACACTGCATTAACATTTACATTTCTTTTAAATTCACAACACTTATTACCAATTAGTTAACATTTATTAATTAACAATAGCTATTCATTTATTGTTTATTCATCTTTGTGTTGCAGTGAATTTCTTTAACAGTTTCAATTCCAAATTACACCTCCAAAAATTTCTTATTTCACTGAGCTTTAAGTATCAATAACCCTCTAAATTGAAAAGAAGATGAATAAGAAAATTACACGCAAAACAAATAAACTTTTTTTTACTTTTCTAATTGCATTCACATTCCTAAATAGCGTTGCTCAATATCAAATTCAATACCAAGGATTTGACAGCACTGCATCAGACACTTGGAATTATTCAAATTCAATCAATACAGGAACAATTGAAACAAATACTTCTACTTTTGTTTCCTCACCAAATTCATTGAGATTTGGTGGCTCAAATACTTCTACAGCTGGAATTACCTATAATGACCCAGAAATTTTATTCAATAATGTATCAATTAGCGCATATACAAATGTTAATTTAAAAATACATTTTTCTTGTAACGGTACTCCTGATGATAATGATGACTTTTACTTAGATGTATCGTATAATAATGGCTTAACATTCACCTCAACCAAACTTATTGACGGAAAAAATGACACAAGTGATAATCTTGGCTTTTCGCATGCGTCATCAGCAGGAAATACAGTTGGCTCCTCTTATACTTTTAATATCCCAAATGGAAATTCACAAGTTTTAGTGCGAATTAGATTTGACGAAAGAGATAATCAAGCCAATACAGGAGATTATTATTTTATTGATAATGTAAGCCTGTCTGGAACACTGATTGGAAGCTATATTAATGTAAGTGGCACCAATTCAATCGCTGTTCCATACAATGGTGCTGCGATTATAAGTAATGGAACAGATTTTGGCACAACACAAGTAGCTGCAACTCCAATTGTTAAAACATTTACTATTGAAAATATCGGATCGAATACCATAAACTTATCTGGTAGTCCTACAGTTCAGATAACTGGAAGTAGCGATTTTAGCGTCTCCAGTTTCCCGGCTAACACAATAAATACTGCAACATCAACAACTTTTCAAATTACTTTTAACCCTTTAGTATTGGGAACAAAAACAGCTATTGTTTCAATACCAAGTAATGCTGACACAAACAACCCCTACCTATTTGAAATCAAAGGAGAAGGCATACAAACTTTTTTTGATAGTGATAATGACGCCATTTACGATAATATTGATATTGATGATGACAATGATGGTATCGAAGATGCTACTGAAGAAAACAATTGTAATTTAATGAACGGTCCAAAAGTAAACTATAAATTTTTAAATGAAACTTTTGGCACAGGAGTTCGAACAACCATTAATACAACTTATGATGCAATAACAACCTACTGTTACGAAGATGGAACCGCTGGTATTAATACCCCTGAATGTCCAAATTTAAGCACAGTAGATTTAAACGATGGAAAATACACGGTGGGTTCATCGGCTCAAATAGCATCTTGGGCTGCTGATTATTGGCATTTAGGCGGAGACCATACTGGCGACACTAATGGTCGAATGGCTATATTTAATGCTTCCTACACGCCTGGTATTTTTTATACAGCAACTATTTCAGGTGCACTACCAAACATTCCTATAACCTATAGTTTTTGGGTGTTAAACCTAGACAGAACCAACGCGCCGGGTATTGCTACTAGATTGAGACCAGATGTTAGGGTTGAATTTAGAGATATGAATGATGCTCTAATTACTTTTATCGAAACAGGAGACATTACACCTACCACAGCAGGAAACTTAGCAGGTGATTGGCAACATTTTACAGCCGACTTAGTACTAAATGTGAGTGCTTTTAAAGTAATTTTCATCAATAACGAAACAGGTGGCACAGGAAATGACTTAGCTTTAGACGACATTTTAATCTCACAAACTTTATGCGATTTAGATAATGATGGCGTGGCAGACGTTTTTGACTTGGATTCAGATAACGACGGAATTCCAGACGTGGTTGAAGTAGGCTTAGGAAACCTGAGTGAAGGTAAAGCTTATGTCGTTAATTGGATAGATGCTAACTTAAATGGAATGCATGATGCTGCAGAATTACATTTAGTTCCTGATCATGACGGCGATGGTGTTCCTAACTACTTAGATCTAGACAGTGATAATGATAGTGTTTTTGACGTAGATGAATCTTGGGCAGGAAATCCAAATGCGTATGCAGGTTATGAAAATGGTGATGGCGACATTAATGGTGATGGAACGGGAGACGGACCAGAATCGGAAACATTTAGAAATAAAGACACAAATGCCGATGGTGTTTTAGAAGGATTTGGAGATGGAATATTAGACAAGTATGATTATAATTTTGGTATTTATGGCAATTTAGATCAAGGAACTATTATTGCCCCTTTTTATTATTATGTTTTAGATTCAGATGGTGATGGAATTCCAAATTATCTTGATACAACTTCAGATGGAACTAATTTTGATATTGCTAAAACACTTTATGCGAATCTAGATGCCAATAATGATGGGATAATTGATGGAACAACAGACCTTGATAAAGATGGAATAATCGACAACTTTGACACAAATAATAACCAATTTGGTTCTCCAAGAGATTTAGAACGAAAACTTTTTTTGGCCTTTGATGGAAGAAACGACTATGCCACAGATGCAACATTAATGAGCGGATGGCAAAATGCTTCGTTAATGGCTTGGATAAATATAAATAGTTCGTTTACAACAGAAGGAGTAGTTGTTGGCCAAGACAAATTCAAAATTGCAGTTGACAATTCAAAAAAAATAAAAATCATTGCTAACGGAACACTTCTTGAACACAACGTTTCAATGGCTGATTCACAATGGATTCATGTTGCCGCAATTTTTGATGGTGCTAATGGCATGCTGAATTTATATATCAACGGGGAACATACAGATAGCATTTCAATTTCAGGAGCTATAAATACAGACCCATCTTTGTTTACTATCGGAAAAAATCCAATTGCTGATACAGATTATTTCAAAGGAAAAATTGACGAAGTACGGCTTTTTGATGTTGCGCTTTCAGACGAGCAGTTACAAAAAATAGTCTATCAAGAAATCTATAATAATAACGGTCAAATTAGAGGTGAAATCATTCCAAAAGATGTTCCATCTCTGCCTTGGGTTAATCTAATTCGCTATTTTAGAATGGATAATTATAAAGATGATATTATCGACAATCATACTACCGTTTCAATTGACAATACTGTGGGTGCAAAAATCTACAATATTAAAACCATTAAAAATCAAGAAGCTCCAATGCCTTTTGTAACAGAACAAAATGGTGATTTTGCTACTGCAGTACATTCAGTTACAAAAGAAATTAGAGGCCTAGATGCTGATGATTATGATTGGTCTATACTTCATGTTAAACACAATATTACTTCAATAATTGACAATATTGATTTAGGGCTATTAATTGATTCAATGGCTAATATCGTAATGGAAAACAACACTAAGTTACAAAATGATTGGTATTTGAAATTAGATGGAAAAATAGACTTACAAGGAATGTCTCAACTCTTACAAACTTCTGAGAGTGATTTAGACCCATCAAGCAGTGGAATCCTAGAACGTGATCAACAAGGCAGCGGAAACAAATACAATTACAATTATTGGTCTTCACCGGTTAGTTCAGTAGCATCTTCAACTGAAAACAATACTGGATTTACGATTAATTCCATTTTAAAAGATGGCACAGATGCTAACAATCCACAACCTATTACTTGGGTTTCTGGATATGATGGTTCTTCAAATCCATTGCAAATAGCTAGATATTGGCTGTATAAATTCACAAACCTAACACCTCTTTATGCCAATTGGCAGCAAATAAATGAAAATTCAATCATACTTACTGGTCAAGGATATACCATGAAAGGATCAGCTATTGCAACAGCACCAGCAATAGTATTACAAAACTATGTTTTTACAGGAAAGCCAAATAACGGAACAATTAATCATAGCGGAATTCAAATTGGTCCAGAAAATATTCTACTAACTGGAAACCCCTATCCATCAGCCCTAGATGCAAATGATTTTATTCAAGATAATTTGAGTGCCCTTTCTGGAACATTATATTTTTGGGAACATTACCCTTCAAATAATACTCACATTTTAGCTGGCTACCAAGGTGGATATGCTGCAAGAAATCTGGTTGGTGGAGTACCTCCAATCACACCTGCCTTAATAAGTGGTCTCGGCTCTAGTACAAGAATTCCTGAACGAAACATTCCTATTGGGCAAGGGTATATTGTAAAGGGTAATAATCTTGGTGGTCAAGTAACATTCCAAAACAGCCAAAGAGAATTTGTAAAAGAAGATGATAGCAATTCGAATAACATGTTTAAAAGTAATTCCAAAGTTAGCACAATTGAAACTACAGCAACAAACTCTGGTTTTGCAACAATTAGGCTAGGATACACTGGAAGTACAAACTTGCACAGACAACTTTTATTGGGCTTTATGAACCAGTACGCAGACAACAATTACAACCCAGGATATGATGGTGAAATAATGGATCCACAAAGCAATGACGCATATTTTCAACTAGGAAACATAAGACTAATGATTCAAGGTGAAGGATACTTTAATGCATCAAATATTTATCCTTTAACAGTGGTTAGTAGCCAAACTGGAGTGGTAAAATTCATGCTAATTGAAATTGAAAACTTTGATAGCAATCAACCTGTTTATATTCACGATAATTTAACCGATACTTATTTTGACATTCGAAATAATATATTTGAAGTTACGATTCCTGAAGGTACAATTACTTCTCGATTTAGTTTGCGTTTTACGAATCAAACGTTATCAGCAGATAATCATAGTATAGAAAACACATTCAATATATATCATGTTGCTGAATCTAATGAAATAAAAATCGAGAATCTAATGACTAATGTAAGCATAGAAGAGGTTACACTGTTTTCGATTTTAGGTCAAAAAATACAAAGCTGGAATGTAGCTAACCAAGAACAATCTAACATTTCTGTAAAAACAAAAACACTAAGTGATGGCATTTACATTGTTCAAATAAAATCAAATGAAGGCAAATATTACAGTAAGAAAATAATCCTCAAATAAACGCCACAAATACCATAATTACTGGGATTTATTTTTTAGAAACATTTTAAATTTTTCGCTTAAAACAAATAGATTACTTTTGTAATTCATTATCTAAAATTTATGAAAGTTTTTTATCTTATTTTATTTCTATTTGGGCTCAACTCTGGTTTTGCACAATTACAAACCATTACAAACCAAACCGAATACCCTTTTTGGATTAATGTTCCCGAAACTGAAAAAACCGAAAAACAACCCATTCTTATTTTTCTTCACGGAAAAAGTCTCTCTGGAACCGATTTAAATCGTGTTAGAAGATATGGCGTGCTTCGTGCAATGGATAAAGGTCGAAAAATACCTGCAATTGTTGTAGCGCCTCAATTAGCAAAAGGCAGTTGGAATCCTGATAAAGTGTTGGAAGTTTTAGAATATGTAAAGAAAAATTATAACGTAGACGAATCCCGAATTTATGTTTGTGGTATGAGTCTTGGCGGTTATGGAACATTACACTTTGCTGGAAAACATGCCGATAAGATTACAGCAGCAGTTGCAATTTGTGGCGGCGGAAACACAAGCGATGGTTGTACATTATCCACAATTCCTATCTGGATTCAACATGGCGACAAAGATTATATAGTTCCTATTTCAGAATCACAAAAAGTAGTTAATGCAATACGAAAATGCAATGAAAAAGCAAAACTAATTTTTACCGTCATAAAAGGGGGAAATCACGGAAGCGTTGAAAATATTTTTCATCAAGATGCCATGTATAATTGGTTATTTGAACAAAAAAGAGAATAATCTATTACCTTTGCCGCATGAGCATTACCTTATTATCTTCGCCTTTACAGGGATTTACCGATTTTAGATTCAGAAACGCCTTCCACAAACACTTTGGCGGAATCGATACATTTTATTCGCCATACATCAAATTAAATGGAAAATTAGCAGTTAAAGGTTCCTACGAAAGAGATATTTTACCCGAAAACAACACTACTTTAGAAGTAATTCCTCAAATAATTACTAATGATGCAGAAGAGTTTTTATTTGTTACCAAATACGTGCAGCAATTTGGTTACAAAGAATTAAATTGGAATTTAGGTTGCCCCTATCCAATGGTTGCAAAATGCGGAATGGGTTCAGGATTAATTAGCAAT
It encodes the following:
- a CDS encoding LamG-like jellyroll fold domain-containing protein gives rise to the protein MNKKITRKTNKLFFTFLIAFTFLNSVAQYQIQYQGFDSTASDTWNYSNSINTGTIETNTSTFVSSPNSLRFGGSNTSTAGITYNDPEILFNNVSISAYTNVNLKIHFSCNGTPDDNDDFYLDVSYNNGLTFTSTKLIDGKNDTSDNLGFSHASSAGNTVGSSYTFNIPNGNSQVLVRIRFDERDNQANTGDYYFIDNVSLSGTLIGSYINVSGTNSIAVPYNGAAIISNGTDFGTTQVAATPIVKTFTIENIGSNTINLSGSPTVQITGSSDFSVSSFPANTINTATSTTFQITFNPLVLGTKTAIVSIPSNADTNNPYLFEIKGEGIQTFFDSDNDAIYDNIDIDDDNDGIEDATEENNCNLMNGPKVNYKFLNETFGTGVRTTINTTYDAITTYCYEDGTAGINTPECPNLSTVDLNDGKYTVGSSAQIASWAADYWHLGGDHTGDTNGRMAIFNASYTPGIFYTATISGALPNIPITYSFWVLNLDRTNAPGIATRLRPDVRVEFRDMNDALITFIETGDITPTTAGNLAGDWQHFTADLVLNVSAFKVIFINNETGGTGNDLALDDILISQTLCDLDNDGVADVFDLDSDNDGIPDVVEVGLGNLSEGKAYVVNWIDANLNGMHDAAELHLVPDHDGDGVPNYLDLDSDNDSVFDVDESWAGNPNAYAGYENGDGDINGDGTGDGPESETFRNKDTNADGVLEGFGDGILDKYDYNFGIYGNLDQGTIIAPFYYYVLDSDGDGIPNYLDTTSDGTNFDIAKTLYANLDANNDGIIDGTTDLDKDGIIDNFDTNNNQFGSPRDLERKLFLAFDGRNDYATDATLMSGWQNASLMAWININSSFTTEGVVVGQDKFKIAVDNSKKIKIIANGTLLEHNVSMADSQWIHVAAIFDGANGMLNLYINGEHTDSISISGAINTDPSLFTIGKNPIADTDYFKGKIDEVRLFDVALSDEQLQKIVYQEIYNNNGQIRGEIIPKDVPSLPWVNLIRYFRMDNYKDDIIDNHTTVSIDNTVGAKIYNIKTIKNQEAPMPFVTEQNGDFATAVHSVTKEIRGLDADDYDWSILHVKHNITSIIDNIDLGLLIDSMANIVMENNTKLQNDWYLKLDGKIDLQGMSQLLQTSESDLDPSSSGILERDQQGSGNKYNYNYWSSPVSSVASSTENNTGFTINSILKDGTDANNPQPITWVSGYDGSSNPLQIARYWLYKFTNLTPLYANWQQINENSIILTGQGYTMKGSAIATAPAIVLQNYVFTGKPNNGTINHSGIQIGPENILLTGNPYPSALDANDFIQDNLSALSGTLYFWEHYPSNNTHILAGYQGGYAARNLVGGVPPITPALISGLGSSTRIPERNIPIGQGYIVKGNNLGGQVTFQNSQREFVKEDDSNSNNMFKSNSKVSTIETTATNSGFATIRLGYTGSTNLHRQLLLGFMNQYADNNYNPGYDGEIMDPQSNDAYFQLGNIRLMIQGEGYFNASNIYPLTVVSSQTGVVKFMLIEIENFDSNQPVYIHDNLTDTYFDIRNNIFEVTIPEGTITSRFSLRFTNQTLSADNHSIENTFNIYHVAESNEIKIENLMTNVSIEEVTLFSILGQKIQSWNVANQEQSNISVKTKTLSDGIYIVQIKSNEGKYYSKKIILK
- a CDS encoding prolyl oligopeptidase family serine peptidase, with the protein product MKVFYLILFLFGLNSGFAQLQTITNQTEYPFWINVPETEKTEKQPILIFLHGKSLSGTDLNRVRRYGVLRAMDKGRKIPAIVVAPQLAKGSWNPDKVLEVLEYVKKNYNVDESRIYVCGMSLGGYGTLHFAGKHADKITAAVAICGGGNTSDGCTLSTIPIWIQHGDKDYIVPISESQKVVNAIRKCNEKAKLIFTVIKGGNHGSVENIFHQDAMYNWLFEQKRE